In Urechidicola croceus, a single window of DNA contains:
- the galB gene encoding beta-galactosidase GalB, with protein sequence MNLNRIIFIVFIGVLSSFLSIKAQTRNVITLDSDWKFTKGNPLNASEIDFDDNSWETVSVPHDWAIYGPFDKEVDKQVIAIEQNGEKVATEKTGRTGALPHVGQAWYRKEFTIPEYENGKKVILTFDGAMSEPKVFLNGKKVGEWNFGYNYFYFDITEYLSEDKTNTLAIQLTNKEKSSRWYPGAGLYRKVQIIVKNRESIDHWGTFITTPQISSSLAKVNIKTKVTGENIRIETQIFDNDNNQVASANSDIKFGNEFDQNIAVSNPNLWSPENPYLYTAVTKLYSNDELKDEKTTRFGIREIKFEPNLGFSLNGEVRKFKGVCLHHDLGPIGTAINKSALRRQLRILKDMGADAIRSSHNMPSIEQLELCDEMGFMFLAESFDEWAVPKVENGYNRFFETDAEKDVVNLIHATRNHPCIVMWSSGNEVPDQWGTEGVKRAKWLQEIFHREDPTRPVTVGMDQVQATMQSGFGALMDVPGLNYRLHLYEEAYERFPQGFILGSETASTVSSRGVYKFPVEKGAMKQYDDFQSSSYDLEYCSWSNVPDDDFVLQDDKPWVIGEFVWTGFDYLGEPTPYDEMWPSRSSYFGINDLAGLPKDRFYLYRSRWNTEDETLHILPHWNWKGREGETTPVFVYTNYDSAELFVNGKSQGIQRKHNTTPQNRYRLMWMDVKYEPGTLKVVAYDKNGIKASEKEIKTAGKPHKIVLTPDRSELSADGKDLSFVTVSVVDRKGNTCPTATQQLKFEVKGVGTFEAACNGDATSLEQFHLPTMKLFSGKLVVLVKSGKETGEIQLKVKGKGLKSAQTTIKSIKN encoded by the coding sequence ATGAATTTAAATAGGATAATATTTATTGTTTTTATTGGTGTTTTATCATCATTTTTATCAATAAAAGCACAAACCAGAAATGTAATAACATTAGATTCTGATTGGAAATTTACAAAAGGCAATCCTCTAAATGCATCAGAAATTGATTTTGATGATAATTCATGGGAAACAGTTTCAGTACCTCATGATTGGGCTATTTACGGTCCTTTTGATAAAGAAGTTGATAAACAGGTCATTGCAATTGAGCAAAATGGTGAAAAAGTTGCTACTGAAAAAACAGGAAGAACTGGTGCATTGCCGCATGTAGGTCAGGCATGGTATCGAAAAGAGTTCACTATACCAGAATATGAAAATGGAAAAAAAGTTATCTTAACTTTTGATGGTGCTATGAGTGAGCCCAAAGTATTTTTAAATGGTAAAAAGGTAGGCGAATGGAATTTTGGATATAACTACTTCTATTTTGATATAACTGAATATCTTTCTGAAGATAAAACGAATACATTAGCAATACAGTTAACAAATAAAGAAAAATCTTCACGATGGTATCCAGGTGCAGGATTGTATCGAAAAGTACAAATTATTGTTAAAAACAGAGAAAGTATAGATCATTGGGGAACTTTTATAACGACCCCTCAAATTTCATCATCTTTAGCCAAAGTAAATATAAAAACAAAAGTAACTGGAGAAAATATACGTATTGAAACTCAAATTTTTGATAATGATAATAATCAAGTTGCGTCTGCAAATTCTGATATTAAATTTGGAAATGAGTTTGACCAAAACATTGCGGTTTCAAATCCAAATTTGTGGAGTCCAGAAAATCCATACTTATATACAGCAGTAACTAAATTATATTCAAATGATGAATTAAAAGATGAAAAAACTACGCGTTTTGGAATTCGAGAAATTAAGTTTGAGCCGAATCTTGGTTTTAGTTTAAATGGTGAAGTGCGTAAGTTTAAAGGAGTATGTTTACATCATGATTTAGGACCTATTGGTACAGCAATAAATAAATCTGCTTTACGAAGACAATTACGTATTTTAAAGGATATGGGAGCAGATGCAATTCGAAGTTCTCACAACATGCCATCTATTGAACAATTAGAACTTTGCGACGAAATGGGTTTTATGTTTTTGGCTGAAAGTTTTGACGAATGGGCAGTACCAAAAGTTGAAAACGGGTACAATCGTTTTTTTGAAACCGATGCAGAAAAAGATGTTGTTAATTTGATTCATGCTACTCGAAATCATCCATGTATTGTGATGTGGAGTTCAGGAAATGAAGTGCCTGATCAGTGGGGAACTGAAGGAGTAAAAAGAGCAAAATGGTTACAAGAAATTTTTCATAGAGAAGATCCTACACGCCCTGTGACTGTTGGTATGGATCAAGTACAAGCAACTATGCAATCAGGTTTTGGAGCATTAATGGACGTGCCTGGACTTAATTATCGTTTGCATTTATATGAAGAAGCCTATGAACGATTTCCACAAGGATTTATTTTAGGGTCAGAAACTGCCTCAACAGTTAGTTCTAGGGGTGTTTACAAGTTCCCAGTTGAAAAAGGTGCGATGAAGCAATATGATGATTTTCAATCTTCTTCCTATGATTTAGAATATTGTAGTTGGTCTAATGTACCTGATGATGATTTCGTTTTACAAGATGATAAACCTTGGGTAATTGGTGAGTTTGTTTGGACTGGCTTCGATTATTTGGGTGAACCAACTCCATATGATGAAATGTGGCCTTCACGAAGTTCTTATTTTGGAATTAATGATTTAGCAGGCTTGCCAAAAGATCGTTTTTACTTATACAGAAGTCGTTGGAATACTGAAGATGAAACTTTACATATTCTTCCTCATTGGAATTGGAAGGGAAGAGAAGGAGAAACTACGCCAGTATTTGTTTATACAAATTATGATAGTGCTGAACTTTTTGTAAATGGAAAAAGTCAAGGAATCCAAAGAAAACATAATACAACTCCACAAAACAGATATCGCTTAATGTGGATGGATGTAAAATATGAACCAGGAACTTTAAAAGTTGTTGCTTATGATAAAAATGGAATTAAAGCATCAGAAAAGGAAATAAAAACTGCAGGAAAGCCACATAAAATAGTTTTAACACCAGATAGAAGTGAGTTGTCTGCTGATGGAAAAGACTTGTCATTTGTGACAGTTTCAGTTGTCGATAGAAAGGGAAATACATGTCCTACAGCAACACAGCAATTAAAGTTTGAGGTAAAGGGAGTAGGAACTTTTGAAGCAGCTTGTAATGGAGATGCGACTTCATTAGAACAATTTCATTTACCAACTATGAAACTATTTAGTGGAAAATTAGTTGTCTTGGTAAAATCTGGTAAAGAAACAGGTGAGATTCAGTTAAAAGTGAAAGGA
- a CDS encoding glycoside hydrolase family 53 protein — protein sequence MKIFKNIFLLSILISIVSCADGVEIPDYYYGEEETEEENNNENEEIDFYYGADLSYVNEMEDCGASYKNLQGVEEDPYKIFSDAGANLVRVRLWHNPDWTNYSNIDDVKKTIARAKEHGMSVLLAFHYSDTWADAATQLIPVAWEDQIDNTAVLGDLLYNYTFDTLTDLASEGLTPDIVQVGNETNPMILQEEELVWPIDWTRNSLLINKGISAVRDFSSDVEVMLHIAQPENGLWWFEEATQNGITDYDWIGLSYYPLWSEYTLNNVVNPLTTLIQTYSKRLMVVETAYPFTLNNVDAANNVLGEDALISGYPASQQGQLDYLNTLQDKIEEAGGEGLIYWEPAWVSTDCSTLWAQGSHWDNATLFDNDNNATLGLNFYNGSL from the coding sequence ATGAAAATATTTAAAAATATATTTCTACTAAGTATTCTAATTAGTATAGTTTCTTGTGCCGATGGTGTTGAAATACCTGATTATTATTATGGTGAAGAAGAAACAGAAGAAGAAAATAACAATGAGAACGAAGAAATAGATTTTTATTATGGTGCTGATCTATCCTATGTAAACGAAATGGAAGATTGTGGTGCTAGTTATAAAAATTTACAAGGTGTTGAAGAAGATCCTTATAAGATATTTAGTGATGCTGGTGCAAACTTAGTGAGAGTTCGATTATGGCATAATCCTGATTGGACTAACTATTCTAATATTGATGATGTAAAGAAAACAATTGCAAGAGCAAAAGAGCATGGAATGAGTGTTTTGTTAGCGTTCCATTATTCAGATACTTGGGCTGATGCAGCGACACAATTAATACCAGTTGCTTGGGAAGATCAAATTGATAATACAGCAGTTTTAGGAGACTTATTATATAATTATACCTTTGATACTTTAACCGATTTGGCGAGTGAAGGTCTAACTCCTGATATTGTGCAAGTCGGAAATGAAACAAATCCAATGATACTTCAAGAAGAAGAATTAGTTTGGCCAATTGATTGGACACGAAACTCATTATTAATTAATAAAGGGATTAGTGCTGTAAGAGATTTTTCTTCTGATGTTGAAGTCATGCTTCACATTGCACAACCAGAAAATGGATTATGGTGGTTTGAAGAAGCTACTCAAAATGGAATTACAGATTATGATTGGATAGGACTTTCATATTATCCACTTTGGTCAGAATATACATTAAATAATGTTGTAAATCCATTAACAACATTAATCCAAACTTACAGTAAAAGATTGATGGTAGTAGAAACTGCTTATCCATTTACATTAAACAATGTTGATGCTGCAAATAATGTATTAGGTGAAGATGCACTTATTTCAGGATATCCAGCATCACAACAAGGTCAATTAGATTATCTAAACACACTTCAAGATAAAATTGAAGAAGCAGGTGGTGAAGGACTTATTTACTGGGAGCCAGCATGGGTTTCAACAGATTGTAGTACACTTTGGGCTCAAGGATCTCATTGGGATAATGCTACTTTATTTGACAATGATAATAATGCAACATTAGGACTTAATTTTTATAATGGTTCGCTATAA
- a CDS encoding SusE domain-containing protein: MKKIFTILFSIITLLSLNSCDKENSPIFVAQEDQDGIEFLNSFAANYLLSEATEDNIADRFLWDSANFDVETNITYELQASIYPELTTFDVVGTTSENNLSVTVGQLLEFAEDLGLDDDPATTDANGLPNNVGQVYFRVRAYVGTTGDLETMSTIQPINITWIETVAVSDECPSIFAVGEALTDIGWNFSADGEVFCQNDILERKFRFTNGTNFRFFEESGNWASGLGYNYYIDEGFAIDTNLEAVNDGDDNFVFVGESGIYTVTINNVDKTIIVTPSSSLWAVGGAVPGGWDFNDDTVEFIESTPDVWSASITLSNDIFRFFQTFGTWDTNNNFAYYDDEGFTIDSNFESDGGGDSNFSFIGAPGTYILTINAVDKTITLD, from the coding sequence ATGAAAAAAATATTCACAATACTGTTTTCAATAATAACATTACTAAGTTTAAACTCATGTGATAAAGAAAATTCACCAATTTTTGTAGCTCAAGAAGATCAAGATGGAATTGAATTTTTAAATTCATTTGCAGCAAATTATTTGTTGTCTGAAGCAACAGAAGATAATATTGCAGATCGCTTTCTTTGGGATTCAGCAAATTTTGATGTTGAAACGAATATAACATATGAATTACAAGCATCGATTTACCCTGAACTTACAACTTTTGATGTTGTAGGTACTACTAGTGAAAATAATTTATCGGTTACAGTTGGTCAATTATTAGAGTTTGCTGAAGATTTAGGTTTAGATGATGATCCAGCAACAACAGATGCTAATGGATTGCCAAACAATGTTGGTCAAGTATATTTTAGAGTTCGAGCGTATGTAGGAACAACTGGAGATTTAGAAACAATGTCAACAATTCAACCTATCAATATAACTTGGATAGAAACTGTTGCTGTAAGTGATGAATGTCCTTCAATTTTTGCAGTTGGTGAAGCATTAACTGATATTGGCTGGAATTTTTCTGCTGATGGAGAAGTGTTTTGTCAAAATGATATTTTAGAAAGAAAATTTAGATTTACCAACGGAACAAACTTTAGATTTTTTGAAGAATCTGGAAATTGGGCTTCAGGATTAGGATACAATTATTATATAGATGAAGGTTTTGCAATTGACACAAATTTAGAAGCAGTAAATGACGGTGATGATAATTTTGTTTTTGTTGGAGAGTCAGGTATTTATACAGTTACAATTAACAATGTAGATAAAACAATTATTGTGACACCATCAAGTTCACTTTGGGCTGTTGGTGGAGCAGTTCCAGGAGGATGGGATTTTAACGATGATACAGTTGAGTTTATTGAATCAACACCAGATGTTTGGTCTGCATCAATTACACTGTCAAATGATATTTTTAGATTTTTCCAAACTTTTGGAACTTGGGATACTAATAATAACTTTGCATATTATGATGATGAAGGATTTACAATTGATTCTAATTTTGAAAGTGATGGAGGTGGTGATTCAAATTTTAGTTTCATTGGTGCTCCAGGTACTTATATACTTACTATTAATGCCGTAGATAAAACAATAACATTAGATTAG
- a CDS encoding RagB/SusD family nutrient uptake outer membrane protein, translating to MKTMIKQKTIYIISSILLLIGCTNDLDITPEDPNIFLADEFYSTPESYLQGLAGVYGNLTLTGAEGPDNSNISGLDAGTSQYGRGLWNMQELTTDEVVWSWENDPGLRDMNRNTWTSDNVILRGFFGRCMTQVAFVNEFLRQTSDEVLDSRGVSGDLRTDIAVYRAEVRFLRVLAYYHLMDLFGKAGFVTENDPVGAYQSPQYERPELFAFIESELLEIIPDLKDPLQNEYARADKAAAWMLLAKIYLNAEVYISENKYADCIEYCNKITGAGFSLASDYANNFNADNDSNSASSEIIFPIISDGVVTQNYGPTTVMINGQVGSLEQNGEDFGVSAGGWGGALRVTRQFSETMLEDVYTIDDRNTLITEDRPIDITNIGNNGTGYIIAKWSNKTSTGQNGSATEIVDTDFPLFRLADAYLMYAEAHLRGGGGTIDTAVGYINQLRIRANNPNTVSAGDVSLDFILNERLVELHWEGHRRQDLIRYGKYTGGTYNWSWKGNAATGIAISEIRKVFPIPSASLAANPNLTQNTGY from the coding sequence ATGAAAACAATGATAAAACAAAAAACAATTTACATCATAAGTAGCATATTATTACTTATTGGATGTACCAATGATTTAGATATTACACCAGAAGATCCAAATATCTTTTTGGCTGATGAATTCTATTCTACACCCGAATCTTATTTGCAAGGATTGGCAGGAGTTTACGGAAACTTAACTTTAACAGGTGCCGAAGGCCCTGATAATTCAAATATTTCGGGCTTAGATGCTGGAACTAGTCAATATGGAAGAGGACTTTGGAATATGCAAGAATTAACGACTGATGAAGTTGTTTGGTCTTGGGAAAATGATCCAGGCTTAAGAGATATGAATAGAAATACTTGGACTTCGGACAATGTTATTTTAAGAGGCTTTTTCGGAAGATGTATGACACAAGTGGCATTTGTAAACGAATTTTTAAGACAAACATCCGATGAAGTTCTTGATAGTCGAGGCGTTTCTGGAGATTTAAGAACTGATATTGCAGTTTATAGAGCAGAAGTTCGTTTTTTAAGAGTTTTGGCATATTATCATTTAATGGATTTGTTTGGGAAAGCAGGATTTGTAACTGAAAATGATCCTGTTGGAGCCTATCAATCTCCACAATATGAAAGACCAGAATTATTTGCGTTCATTGAATCAGAACTTTTAGAAATCATTCCAGATTTAAAAGATCCTTTACAAAATGAATATGCAAGAGCCGATAAAGCTGCTGCATGGATGCTTTTAGCAAAAATTTATTTAAATGCTGAAGTTTATATAAGTGAAAATAAATATGCTGACTGTATTGAATATTGCAATAAAATTACTGGAGCAGGATTTTCTTTAGCCTCAGATTATGCCAATAATTTTAATGCAGATAATGACTCAAATTCAGCAAGTAGTGAAATTATTTTCCCAATTATTTCTGATGGTGTAGTAACTCAAAACTATGGACCAACTACTGTAATGATCAATGGACAAGTAGGTTCGTTGGAACAAAACGGGGAAGATTTTGGAGTAAGTGCTGGAGGTTGGGGAGGAGCCCTAAGGGTAACAAGACAGTTTTCTGAAACGATGCTTGAAGATGTGTACACAATTGATGATAGAAATACATTGATTACAGAAGATAGACCTATTGATATTACCAATATTGGTAATAATGGAACTGGATACATTATCGCAAAATGGTCAAACAAAACTTCAACAGGGCAAAATGGTTCGGCAACTGAAATAGTAGATACTGACTTCCCATTATTTAGATTAGCAGATGCATATTTAATGTATGCCGAAGCACATTTAAGAGGTGGTGGAGGTACAATTGATACTGCAGTTGGTTATATCAATCAATTAAGAATTCGAGCAAATAACCCTAATACCGTTTCTGCAGGAGATGTATCATTAGACTTTATTCTAAATGAGCGTTTGGTAGAGTTACATTGGGAAGGGCATAGACGTCAAGATTTAATTCGTTATGGTAAATATACTGGAGGAACTTATAACTGGTCTTGGAAAGGAAATGCAGCAACTGGAATTGCAATTAGTGAAATAAGAAAAGTATTTCCAATTCCAAGCGCAAGTTTGGCTGCTAATCCGAATCTTACACAAAATACTGGTTACTAA
- a CDS encoding SusC/RagA family TonB-linked outer membrane protein, which produces MMKFLKEKRFSTHSLKTIYSLLFLCIPTLIFSQNITVTGTVRELTSNAPIPGVNIVVKGTSNGTNTDFDGNYQINVNTGDVLVFTSIGYKSIEKTVAGVTLNVSLEEDAEQLEEVVVIGYGTTTVKDATGSITAVTAKDFNKGNIVTPENLLSGRVAGLSINTGGDPGAGSTIRIRGGASLGASNDPLIVINGLPIDNNTIGGSRSILSSINPNEIESFTVLKDASATAIYGSRASNGVIIITTKKGTRTFSVNLDMSMGVNSLTDKVDVFNANEFRQVITEQNPDLLPLLGTANTDWQEEIFRPSISSTVNLSVNGLLFNQIPARVSIGRTLQDGLRLTSEFERNTGSFSINPSFLDDHLKVSINGNATLEKNRFASGQEANALTFDPTQPVYDENSPFDGYFQYYNLNDDGVLNENDLVSLAPFNPVAELLQNRSLSDVKRFYGNVKLDYNFHFLPEMSAVVNVGIDEQTADGFVKISDQNPLTQNDGRIVGSDSEYNNFLKNTLFDGYLAYKKEVGNFGIDATAGYSYQKFRNERFISGELLDDGVDTEPILNIDPELVLVGFFGRTNFSFNDKYLLTLSYRRDGTSRFSKENRWGNFPAAAFAWKVSEDLFPESKAISNLKLRLGWGITGQQDIGQDNLDLFMSRYIRGLPASQYVFGGAVTSIGIPQFRNENLKWEETTTYNAGFDFGLFDDRFSGSIEGFYKESKDLLANAAISDGSNFSNSGFQNIGNFTSKGIEFTIGGDIVRNEDGFNWDANFNTTFIRTEIESLALDQDQLVGDADGGTGNTVQIHRVGYTPFSFYVYKQIYNNEGNPIEGAYADLNGDNIITDADKYIHHNGAPLITMGFMSNMSYKNFDLSFNLRANLDNYVYNNVNSSRAQYDLLANSSVVANLPVSVLQSGFNTTEDVILSDYYIENASFLKMDNVTLGYTFDNVINERSSIRLSGSVQNVFTITNYSGLDPAVFDNGIDNTIYPRPRTVLIGANVKF; this is translated from the coding sequence ATGATGAAATTCTTAAAAGAAAAAAGGTTTTCTACCCATTCTTTGAAAACAATTTATTCACTATTGTTTCTGTGTATTCCTACACTTATTTTTAGTCAAAATATCACAGTTACAGGTACTGTTAGAGAACTAACTTCTAATGCTCCAATTCCTGGAGTTAATATAGTAGTGAAAGGAACTTCTAATGGAACAAATACAGATTTTGATGGAAATTATCAAATCAATGTTAATACTGGTGATGTACTAGTATTTACTTCGATAGGATATAAATCTATTGAGAAAACAGTTGCTGGAGTAACTTTAAATGTAAGTTTAGAAGAAGATGCAGAGCAATTAGAAGAAGTAGTAGTTATTGGTTACGGTACAACAACTGTTAAAGATGCTACAGGTTCAATTACTGCTGTTACGGCAAAAGATTTTAATAAAGGAAATATTGTAACTCCTGAAAATCTGTTAAGCGGTCGTGTTGCTGGTCTGTCAATTAATACTGGTGGAGATCCTGGAGCAGGATCAACTATTAGAATTCGTGGTGGAGCTTCATTAGGCGCGTCCAATGATCCGTTAATTGTAATCAATGGATTGCCGATTGATAATAATACAATAGGCGGTTCAAGATCTATTTTGAGTTCAATCAATCCAAATGAAATAGAATCCTTTACAGTTTTAAAAGATGCTTCAGCAACTGCAATTTATGGTTCAAGAGCTTCTAATGGTGTAATAATTATTACTACTAAAAAAGGAACAAGAACATTTTCTGTAAATTTAGATATGAGTATGGGTGTAAATTCTTTAACTGATAAGGTTGATGTATTTAATGCAAATGAGTTTAGACAAGTGATTACAGAGCAAAACCCTGATTTATTACCATTGTTAGGTACAGCAAACACCGATTGGCAAGAAGAAATTTTTCGTCCAAGTATTTCTTCAACCGTAAATTTGTCGGTCAATGGATTACTATTTAATCAAATTCCTGCAAGAGTTTCTATTGGAAGAACTCTACAAGATGGGTTGAGATTAACCTCAGAATTTGAAAGAAATACAGGTTCTTTTTCCATAAACCCAAGTTTTTTAGATGATCATTTAAAAGTGAGTATTAATGGTAATGCAACTTTAGAAAAAAATAGATTTGCCTCAGGTCAAGAGGCAAACGCATTAACTTTCGACCCAACACAACCAGTTTATGATGAAAACTCACCTTTTGATGGATATTTTCAATATTATAATTTAAATGATGATGGAGTACTTAATGAAAACGACTTAGTTTCATTAGCACCATTCAATCCTGTTGCAGAGTTGTTGCAGAATAGGAGTTTAAGTGATGTAAAACGTTTTTACGGAAATGTGAAATTAGATTATAATTTTCATTTCCTTCCAGAAATGTCTGCAGTGGTGAATGTTGGTATTGATGAACAAACAGCAGATGGTTTTGTTAAAATTTCTGATCAAAATCCTTTGACCCAAAATGATGGAAGGATAGTGGGTTCGGATTCAGAATACAATAACTTTTTAAAGAATACTTTATTTGATGGCTATTTAGCCTATAAAAAAGAGGTTGGAAATTTTGGGATAGATGCAACAGCTGGATATTCTTATCAAAAATTTAGAAATGAACGTTTCATTTCTGGCGAATTGTTGGATGATGGTGTTGATACAGAACCAATTTTAAATATTGATCCTGAATTAGTTTTAGTTGGATTTTTTGGTCGAACAAATTTTTCATTTAATGATAAGTATTTATTGACTTTGTCTTATCGTAGAGATGGAACTTCGAGGTTTAGTAAAGAAAATCGTTGGGGTAATTTTCCAGCAGCTGCTTTTGCGTGGAAAGTGAGTGAAGATTTATTTCCTGAATCTAAAGCTATTTCAAATTTAAAATTAAGATTGGGATGGGGTATTACTGGTCAACAAGATATAGGACAAGACAATTTAGATTTATTTATGTCTAGGTATATTAGAGGTTTACCTGCTTCGCAATATGTTTTTGGAGGTGCAGTAACTTCAATTGGAATACCACAATTTAGAAATGAAAATCTTAAATGGGAAGAAACAACTACCTATAATGCAGGTTTTGATTTTGGATTATTTGATGATAGATTTTCTGGTTCGATAGAAGGATTTTATAAAGAATCAAAAGATTTATTAGCAAATGCAGCCATTTCCGATGGTTCCAATTTTAGTAATTCTGGGTTTCAAAATATTGGAAATTTTACGTCCAAAGGTATAGAATTTACTATCGGTGGTGATATAGTAAGAAATGAAGATGGGTTTAATTGGGATGCAAATTTCAATACAACTTTTATTAGAACAGAAATAGAAAGTTTAGCATTAGATCAAGATCAACTGGTTGGTGATGCAGATGGTGGAACAGGAAATACAGTTCAAATTCATAGAGTTGGATATACACCATTTTCTTTTTATGTCTATAAGCAGATATATAATAATGAAGGGAATCCAATTGAAGGCGCATATGCAGATTTAAATGGAGATAATATTATTACTGATGCAGACAAGTATATTCATCACAATGGAGCACCATTAATTACAATGGGTTTTATGTCCAACATGTCTTATAAAAACTTTGATTTGTCATTTAATTTAAGAGCAAATTTAGATAACTATGTGTACAATAATGTGAATTCTTCACGTGCACAATATGATTTATTGGCTAATAGTTCGGTGGTTGCAAATCTACCAGTTTCAGTATTACAATCTGGTTTTAATACAACTGAAGATGTAATTCTGTCAGATTATTATATAGAAAATGCATCATTCTTAAAAATGGATAATGTCACATTAGGATATACCTTTGATAATGTAATTAATGAACGTTCATCGATTCGATTGTCAGGAAGTGTTCAAAATGTATTTACAATTACCAATTATTCAGGATTAGATCCAGCAGTTTTTGACAATGGTATAGATAATACAATTTATCCAAGACCAAGAACAGTATTGATTGGAGCAAACGTAAAATTTTAA